Proteins encoded within one genomic window of Spirulina major PCC 6313:
- a CDS encoding photosystem II reaction center protein I has product MLTLKIVVSLVVASFVSLFVFGFLSGDPSRTPSRNNME; this is encoded by the coding sequence ATGCTGACCCTTAAAATTGTTGTTTCTCTCGTGGTGGCATCCTTTGTGAGCCTCTTTGTCTTTGGGTTCCTATCGGGTGATCCCTCCCGGACTCCGAGCCGCAACAACATGGAATAA
- a CDS encoding putative bifunctional diguanylate cyclase/phosphodiesterase yields the protein MSMLQFRDPHSRPLLRLIGAYLGIGTGLVTGVGAIANQVFQIPPAMAWLHLSFGWGAIWLSGGLAYGVLRRWTLALTQQSDYIEHLFAANPCPVWVCDARSQEFLAVNQAAIDTYGYSRAEFLQLTLWDLLTSDASRSTTNPITHRTQDGTELTVDLTHIDCTYQNRNARLTIVQDMTPQQNAVLALQDQKVQYRTLANQVPSSAVLLIDPQLRYTFAAGTTLDRLPIDQSQIEGCTLAEAFSAAACEQLEPLYRRALAGESLTTELTLDQRTFLTSLAPLYDTHGTISQAMSLVQDITERKHLEAQLHAYAYTDPVTQLPNKAWFLEQLHGHLSACQSGNTGFFTVFFLELERFNAVKYSLGHDWAEQMMVATAERLSTCLNLADPVARVGDHSLALVLTNLHTTLDATAIAEYIHQQLNQPLEVDSQELFSSVMIGIAIIDTPERTQQDAEDVLQAADTAMNYARFYHQANHAIFEPRMSEDAIARFSLEAQLRQAIKKQDFVVFYQPIFNIASAQLVGFEALMRWEHPDLGWITPSRFIPVAEETGLMGLIDWWVLGEACRQLGQWQQHWTGATPLVLTVNVSGALLNQFGFRDRLRQVTLSNRLKRGSLKLEVTEQILFEHQTATNNILDQLQNLDVKLAVDDFGTGYSCLQHLHNLPIDTLKIDASFVNTMLDNADSLEIIRIIIALAQSLKINVIAEGIETTAQLDMLRSLHCIYGQGYLFAEPVPAAGVLPLITQHHP from the coding sequence ATGAGTATGCTCCAGTTTCGTGACCCTCACTCTCGCCCTCTGCTCCGCCTGATTGGGGCATACCTTGGCATTGGCACAGGATTAGTGACCGGAGTCGGGGCGATCGCGAACCAAGTTTTCCAAATCCCGCCCGCGATGGCGTGGCTGCATCTGAGCTTTGGCTGGGGTGCGATCTGGCTCAGTGGCGGTCTCGCCTATGGTGTCTTGCGCCGTTGGACTCTAGCCCTCACCCAACAAAGCGATTATATTGAACACCTCTTTGCGGCTAATCCCTGCCCCGTATGGGTCTGTGACGCACGCAGTCAAGAATTTTTAGCCGTGAATCAAGCCGCGATCGACACCTACGGCTACAGCCGCGCCGAATTTTTGCAGTTAACCCTGTGGGATTTGCTCACCTCAGACGCTTCTCGTTCCACCACCAACCCGATCACCCATCGCACTCAAGACGGCACAGAACTTACCGTCGATTTGACCCACATTGATTGCACCTATCAAAACCGCAATGCCCGCCTCACCATTGTGCAGGATATGACCCCCCAACAAAATGCGGTTTTGGCACTCCAAGATCAGAAGGTGCAATATCGGACGCTGGCGAATCAAGTGCCTAGCAGTGCCGTCTTGCTTATCGATCCGCAATTGCGCTATACCTTCGCCGCTGGCACCACCCTCGATCGCCTCCCCATTGATCAAAGCCAAATTGAAGGCTGTACCCTTGCCGAGGCTTTTTCTGCCGCAGCCTGTGAACAACTCGAACCCCTCTATCGCCGCGCCTTGGCGGGGGAATCCTTAACCACAGAATTAACCCTGGATCAACGCACCTTTCTCACCTCTCTGGCTCCCCTCTATGACACCCACGGCACGATCAGCCAAGCGATGAGTTTGGTGCAAGATATCACGGAGCGTAAACACCTAGAAGCGCAACTCCATGCCTATGCCTACACCGATCCGGTGACTCAGTTACCGAATAAGGCCTGGTTTCTAGAGCAGCTTCACGGTCATTTAAGCGCTTGCCAATCGGGGAATACGGGCTTTTTTACGGTGTTCTTTTTGGAGTTGGAACGCTTTAATGCGGTGAAGTATAGCCTCGGCCATGACTGGGCGGAACAGATGATGGTGGCGACGGCGGAACGGTTGAGCACTTGTTTGAATTTGGCCGATCCGGTGGCGCGGGTGGGGGATCATTCCTTGGCGTTGGTGTTGACGAATTTACATACGACGCTGGATGCGACGGCGATCGCAGAATATATTCACCAACAATTGAATCAACCCCTCGAAGTTGACAGTCAAGAATTATTTTCCAGTGTCATGATCGGGATTGCGATTATCGACACCCCAGAGCGCACCCAACAAGACGCGGAAGACGTGCTGCAAGCGGCGGATACGGCGATGAATTATGCTCGCTTTTATCACCAGGCGAACCATGCCATTTTTGAGCCGCGCATGTCAGAAGATGCGATCGCTCGCTTCTCCCTCGAAGCTCAACTGCGCCAAGCGATTAAAAAACAAGACTTTGTGGTGTTCTATCAACCCATCTTCAACATTGCCTCAGCACAATTAGTCGGGTTTGAGGCCTTGATGCGCTGGGAACATCCCGATCTGGGTTGGATTACGCCGAGTCGGTTTATTCCCGTGGCCGAAGAAACCGGACTGATGGGGTTGATTGATTGGTGGGTGTTGGGAGAAGCCTGTCGGCAATTGGGCCAATGGCAACAGCATTGGACAGGGGCAACGCCGCTGGTGTTGACGGTGAATGTGTCGGGGGCGTTGCTGAATCAGTTTGGGTTTCGCGATCGCCTCCGCCAAGTCACCCTCAGCAATCGACTCAAACGCGGTAGCCTCAAACTCGAAGTCACCGAGCAAATTCTGTTCGAGCACCAAACCGCCACAAACAACATCCTCGATCAACTCCAAAATCTCGATGTCAAACTCGCCGTGGATGACTTCGGCACTGGTTATTCTTGCCTGCAACATCTCCACAATCTCCCCATCGACACCCTGAAAATTGATGCATCCTTTGTGAATACGATGCTCGACAATGCCGATAGCCTCGAAATTATCCGCATTATCATCGCCTTGGCCCAAAGTTTGAAGATTAATGTGATTGCGGAAGGGATTGAAACCACAGCCCAGTTGGACATGCTGCGATCGCTCCATTGCATCTATGGCCAGGGCTATCTATTTGCGGAACCGGTTCCGGCGGCCGGGGTGCTGCCCTTAATCACCCAACATCATCCCTGA
- the hemB gene encoding porphobilinogen synthase encodes MFPTHRPRRLRQTDPLRRMVRENTLTADDLIYPLFAVPGESIANEVTSMPGVYQLSIDKIVEEAKEVRDLGIPAVILFGIPDSKDTEATGAWHDCGIVQKAATAIKEAVPDLTVIADTCLCEYTSHGHCGYLEVGDLTGRVLNDPTLELLKKTAVSQAKAGADIIAPSGMMDGFVTAIRQGLDEAGFTQIPILSYAAKYASAYYGPFRDAADSSPQFGDRRTYQMDPANGREALKEVELDIQEGADMLMVKPALAYMDIIWRVKEMTNLPVAAYNVSGEYAMVKAAALNGWVDEERMVLETLTSFKRAGADLILTYHAKDAVRWLRG; translated from the coding sequence ATGTTTCCCACCCATCGCCCCCGCCGCCTGCGCCAAACCGACCCCCTCCGCCGGATGGTGCGCGAAAACACCCTCACCGCCGATGATCTCATCTATCCCCTCTTTGCCGTCCCCGGTGAGAGCATCGCCAACGAAGTCACCTCAATGCCGGGGGTCTATCAACTCTCCATCGACAAAATCGTCGAAGAAGCCAAAGAAGTGCGCGACCTGGGCATTCCCGCCGTCATCCTCTTCGGCATCCCCGACAGCAAAGACACCGAAGCCACCGGAGCTTGGCACGATTGCGGCATCGTCCAAAAAGCCGCCACCGCCATCAAAGAAGCCGTCCCAGATCTCACCGTGATCGCCGATACCTGCCTGTGCGAATACACCAGCCACGGCCATTGCGGCTATCTCGAAGTAGGCGACCTCACCGGCCGCGTCCTCAATGACCCCACCCTCGAACTCCTCAAAAAAACCGCCGTCTCCCAAGCCAAGGCCGGAGCCGATATTATCGCCCCGTCTGGGATGATGGATGGGTTTGTCACCGCCATTCGCCAAGGGTTAGACGAGGCGGGCTTTACCCAGATTCCGATCCTGTCCTACGCGGCTAAATATGCCTCGGCCTACTATGGCCCGTTCCGGGATGCCGCCGATTCGTCGCCGCAATTTGGCGATCGCCGCACCTACCAAATGGACCCCGCCAACGGTCGCGAAGCCCTCAAAGAAGTGGAACTCGACATCCAAGAAGGCGCAGATATGCTGATGGTCAAGCCCGCCCTGGCCTACATGGACATCATTTGGCGCGTTAAGGAAATGACGAATCTTCCCGTTGCTGCCTACAACGTTTCGGGGGAATATGCCATGGTCAAAGCCGCCGCCCTCAACGGCTGGGTGGATGAAGAGCGGATGGTGCTCGAAACCCTCACCAGCTTTAAACGCGCCGGGGCTGATTTGATTCTCACCTATCACGCCAAAGATGCCGTGCGCTGGCTGCGGGGCTAA
- a CDS encoding Gfo/Idh/MocA family protein gives MSIAIAVFGAGRWGRHFIRTFAHHPDAHLVAVIDPHREHREACQAAFNLDGNLWLVDRWEDLPDHVTLDAVAIATPATTHYALITTALQRGYHVLAEKPLTLDPQDCATLIALAQRQGKQLFIDHTYLFNPAVLAGGEVVRSQQLGTLRYGYGARTHLGPVRQDVDVLWDLAIHDLAIFNHWLGQRPEVVQGVGQGWLQPGIWDQVWATLTYPTGVRVQLQFCWANPDKQRRSVLVGDRGVLIFDEMQREQPLIVQRGHVGPAAAQFPPLDLATESVPVLPGEPLAMVCDRFLNSIHTQTPDPAASGQMAQQLVATLTALSQSLTQGGTPQPVAYQSTEQ, from the coding sequence ATGTCTATTGCGATCGCTGTTTTCGGGGCTGGCCGCTGGGGTCGCCATTTTATTCGCACCTTTGCCCACCATCCCGATGCCCATCTGGTGGCGGTGATTGATCCCCACCGGGAACACCGGGAGGCTTGTCAAGCTGCGTTTAATCTCGATGGAAACCTGTGGCTTGTGGATCGTTGGGAGGATCTGCCGGATCATGTAACGCTGGATGCTGTGGCGATCGCCACACCCGCCACGACCCATTACGCCCTAATTACCACCGCCCTTCAACGGGGCTACCATGTCCTCGCAGAAAAGCCCCTCACCCTTGACCCCCAGGACTGCGCGACCCTGATCGCCCTCGCCCAACGCCAGGGCAAGCAGTTATTTATTGACCATACTTATCTTTTTAATCCGGCGGTGTTGGCGGGGGGGGAGGTGGTGCGATCGCAGCAGTTAGGGACACTACGTTATGGTTATGGGGCGCGAACCCATTTAGGGCCCGTGCGGCAGGATGTGGATGTGTTGTGGGATTTAGCGATTCATGATCTGGCGATTTTTAACCATTGGCTGGGGCAACGGCCGGAAGTCGTGCAGGGGGTGGGTCAGGGTTGGCTACAGCCGGGAATCTGGGATCAGGTGTGGGCGACCTTAACCTATCCCACGGGGGTAAGAGTGCAGTTACAGTTTTGTTGGGCGAATCCGGATAAGCAGCGGCGGTCGGTGTTGGTGGGCGATCGCGGTGTCCTCATTTTTGATGAGATGCAGCGGGAGCAGCCGTTAATCGTGCAGCGGGGTCATGTGGGGCCGGCTGCTGCTCAGTTTCCGCCCTTGGATCTGGCTACGGAGAGCGTTCCTGTGCTCCCCGGTGAACCGTTGGCGATGGTGTGCGATCGCTTCCTCAACAGCATCCACACCCAAACCCCCGACCCCGCCGCCTCTGGCCAAATGGCGCAGCAGTTGGTTGCCACCCTAACCGCCCTCAGTCAATCCCTGACTCAGGGGGGAACCCCCCAACCCGTAGCGTACCAATCCACGGAACAATAA
- a CDS encoding DUF3769 domain-containing protein, with amino-acid sequence MPQPSVPPHVPPSPHVAPAEVTEPVGLFSAATGHATQIQPAVPEITPPTFSPPDLSAATPQAVPLESFSTPYAQSSALGQPMSVGISTPVLPPSPPRQLRVQTQDGTVREFEITAPEAPPDPELEADPATDPDSSTDPNENPDADPDAATPELELTIPTDPQPTPNPLDVVEINADHQDYDQVRQIVTATGNVIVRFARGVLTGDRVRVNLTNRVAVGDGNIAMRRGQQVFRGDSFEYQLVQDEGVIYEARGEIYQTTSARDWDISRETAVGLPERPLSDRLVQQQPIQDVVPVEGYEFTVGGLSGATSGTLSGAIGAIPGVTGNVDRFRFEADRVDFDSQGWEATNIRITNDPFSPPELEIRAEKADFNRLSPLVDELLLTNSRIFFDQKFSLPTFQRRLVFDRRQEDQRPGLFNIGIDDGDRGGLFIERSFTLVETQNVRWTVTPQYLVQRAVFDEGFADPDSFGVKSQLTARFDPRTSLVGSAALTSLDLDKVETELRASVRLQRLIGWIEKPHSLTAEYSYRDRLFNGSLGFQTVQSSLGLVLTSPTYVLGDSGVTVRYQGGFQTINADSDRADLLAPVRRNNRITLTRYQAATFLGRGFTLWQGDTLPPTPEEGLRYTNRPVQPFVSLSTGLSAVSSFYSNGDRQQSISGSVSLQGQFGHFSRPWFDYTGFNLGYGQTVFDNQSPFLFDRIADSKTLSFGITQQIYGPFRIGIQSAINLDTNQEISTNYSLEYSRRTYNISIQFNPVVGLGAFQIKIGDFNWSGYGEPFGGSGVRSVNQGITNP; translated from the coding sequence ATGCCTCAGCCTAGCGTGCCTCCCCACGTTCCCCCATCTCCCCATGTCGCGCCCGCAGAGGTGACAGAACCCGTTGGATTATTCAGCGCAGCAACGGGCCACGCAACCCAGATTCAGCCCGCCGTCCCCGAAATTACCCCGCCCACCTTTAGCCCCCCTGACCTCAGTGCTGCCACTCCCCAAGCCGTCCCGCTAGAATCATTTTCCACCCCCTACGCCCAATCCAGTGCTCTCGGTCAACCCATGTCCGTCGGCATTTCAACCCCAGTCCTCCCGCCTTCTCCGCCCCGCCAACTCCGGGTGCAAACCCAAGATGGCACGGTGCGCGAATTTGAGATCACCGCTCCAGAAGCTCCCCCCGATCCGGAGCTTGAGGCTGATCCCGCCACCGATCCGGACTCTAGCACCGATCCGAACGAAAACCCTGACGCAGATCCCGACGCAGCGACACCAGAGCTGGAACTCACCATTCCCACCGATCCACAACCGACCCCCAACCCCCTCGATGTGGTGGAAATCAACGCGGATCATCAAGACTATGACCAAGTTCGGCAGATCGTGACGGCGACGGGAAATGTGATTGTTCGGTTTGCGCGGGGGGTGTTGACGGGCGATCGCGTCCGGGTCAACTTAACCAATCGGGTGGCCGTGGGGGATGGCAATATTGCGATGCGGCGGGGCCAGCAGGTGTTTCGGGGCGACAGTTTTGAATATCAACTGGTGCAGGATGAAGGGGTGATCTACGAGGCGCGGGGGGAAATTTATCAAACCACCTCGGCGCGAGATTGGGATATTTCCCGCGAAACGGCGGTGGGCTTACCGGAACGGCCGTTGAGCGATCGCCTCGTGCAACAGCAGCCGATCCAAGATGTGGTTCCCGTCGAAGGCTATGAATTTACCGTCGGGGGCCTATCCGGTGCAACGAGTGGGACTTTGTCCGGTGCGATCGGGGCGATTCCGGGGGTAACGGGGAATGTGGATCGATTTCGGTTTGAAGCCGATCGCGTTGATTTTGACTCCCAAGGCTGGGAAGCGACCAATATTCGGATTACCAATGACCCGTTTTCGCCCCCAGAATTGGAAATTCGCGCCGAAAAAGCCGACTTCAATCGCCTCTCTCCCCTCGTGGATGAACTGCTGCTCACGAATTCCCGCATCTTCTTCGACCAAAAATTTTCATTACCCACGTTTCAGCGTCGCCTCGTTTTCGATCGCCGCCAGGAAGATCAGCGCCCCGGTTTATTCAATATCGGCATTGATGACGGCGATCGCGGTGGGTTGTTCATTGAACGGTCGTTTACCCTGGTGGAGACGCAAAACGTGCGCTGGACGGTCACGCCTCAATATTTAGTCCAACGGGCTGTGTTTGACGAAGGGTTTGCCGATCCGGATTCCTTTGGGGTGAAAAGCCAACTGACGGCCCGTTTTGATCCGCGTACCTCTTTGGTGGGTTCGGCGGCCTTAACCAGTTTGGATCTCGATAAGGTGGAAACGGAACTGCGGGCCAGTGTGCGCCTCCAACGCCTCATCGGTTGGATCGAAAAACCCCACAGCCTCACAGCGGAATACAGCTATCGCGATCGCCTCTTCAACGGCTCCCTCGGTTTCCAAACCGTTCAAAGTAGCCTCGGCCTCGTCCTCACCTCTCCCACCTATGTCCTCGGTGATAGCGGTGTGACGGTGCGATACCAAGGGGGATTTCAAACCATTAATGCCGACAGCGATCGCGCCGATCTCCTCGCGCCCGTGCGCCGCAATAACCGCATCACCCTCACCCGCTATCAAGCTGCCACCTTCCTCGGTCGGGGCTTCACCCTCTGGCAAGGGGACACCTTACCCCCCACCCCCGAAGAAGGTTTGCGCTACACCAACCGCCCCGTACAGCCTTTTGTGAGCTTGAGTACCGGCCTGAGTGCGGTGTCAAGTTTTTATAGTAATGGCGATCGCCAACAGTCGATCAGTGGCAGTGTCAGCCTCCAAGGTCAATTTGGGCATTTTTCCCGCCCCTGGTTTGACTACACCGGCTTTAACCTCGGCTATGGCCAAACCGTTTTTGATAATCAATCCCCCTTCCTCTTCGATCGGATCGCCGATTCCAAAACCCTCTCCTTTGGCATCACTCAGCAAATCTACGGCCCCTTCCGCATCGGGATTCAATCCGCCATCAACCTCGACACCAATCAAGAAATCAGCACCAACTACAGCCTGGAATATAGCCGCCGCACCTACAATATCTCCATCCAATTCAACCCCGTGGTGGGTTTAGGAGCATTTCAGATCAAGATTGGAGACTTTAACTGGAGTGGCTACGGCGAACCCTTTGGCGGCAGTGGGGTGCGATCGGTGAACCAAGGCATCACAAATCCATAA
- a CDS encoding DNA methyltransferase, whose product MMNSTDQDRIQIFLEKWLGSEGNERANYQTFFGDLCVALGVESPPPKGAIAGDPYCFDKDIKFYSSEKAETTRFADFYKEGCFLIEAKQGSDSSSKGHGKRGTKVYHDNLHKAFNQARTYAYNRTLGDLPPFLIVCDLGSHFEVWEGFSGEYGSYGARQRVNLADLAQPEVFDRFVKIFTDPQSLNPAKYRARVTREVAAELAKLSRWLEEQGYEAEATANFLMRCIFTMFAEDVGLLKGEVFTVALRDRWIPNPSRFKAEIEQLWQTMNTGGSFGFERVLRFNGSFFEEAVAFDLPKAQLEILYAAAAKDWSQVEPAIFGTLLERALEKRERSRLGAHYTPRSYVERLVRPVVMEPLRGAWDEVEFEVQRLLEPAVGRVEPTAAKRKQAGLCIEGFLGNLRGIRILDPACGTGNFLYVALDLLKGLEQEVLKRLEDVVGEVQLDLLAQVRPHQFLGIEINPRAAAIAELVIWIGYLQWFFKRFGNTEPPEPVLQAFGNIECRDAILAYDGVEPDIDRKTGEVRTRWGGRMMVHPVTGENVPDPSDQVVIYKYLNPRPAEWPEADYILGNPPFIGNFYMRERLGDGYTEILRFTYKDVSETVDYVMYWWHKAASLLKESKLNRFGFITTNSICQVWQRKVIESHLNSKKSIRLIFVIPDHPWVDGEAAVRISMTVAEINKPDLKNFASIGSVFFEVESETPEIQADKIKINWNNVSEILANLRSGVNIIKASKLKSNNLLTGRGVCLHGAGFCLTKEQFNEWGRQYSKTIVRPYLNGKDLVRNSRDLYVIDFYGLDILEASKYSHPFQKVLQEVKPERDVNERKSRKDNWWLFGENAIKTRDALKELRRYIATPETTKHRVFVFLDGQILPDNMIVTIALEDGYFLGILSSHTHVCWALETGGNLGGNTPRYNKTVCFDPFPFPDPTPEQKQKIRELGERLDTHRKNVQAAHPDITITGMYNLLEKLRAGQPFTDQDREYNDRALVSTLKQIHDDLDTAVLDAYGWPQTITNEQILENLVQLNTQRAQEERNGLIRWLRPDYQAPHQPQSQQTELQGLQTETPTPPTEPQKWPTQPKDQLTAIRDLLRTTPGHWTTPQIAAQFKGKITQKRLDAIAQNLERLEWFGLVIAHESDGIQAWHAADSATVA is encoded by the coding sequence ATGATGAACAGCACCGATCAAGACCGGATTCAGATCTTTTTAGAGAAATGGCTCGGCTCCGAAGGCAATGAGCGGGCCAACTATCAAACCTTTTTCGGGGATCTGTGCGTGGCGTTGGGGGTGGAGAGTCCGCCGCCGAAGGGCGCGATCGCGGGTGATCCCTATTGTTTTGACAAAGATATCAAGTTTTACAGTAGCGAGAAAGCGGAAACGACGCGGTTTGCAGATTTTTATAAAGAAGGCTGTTTTTTAATCGAGGCAAAACAGGGTAGTGATTCCTCAAGCAAAGGACACGGCAAGCGCGGCACAAAGGTCTATCACGACAATCTCCACAAGGCGTTTAATCAGGCGAGAACCTACGCCTACAATCGCACCTTGGGGGATTTGCCGCCGTTTTTGATCGTGTGTGATCTTGGGTCACATTTTGAGGTGTGGGAGGGGTTTAGTGGGGAGTATGGCAGTTATGGGGCGCGGCAACGGGTCAATTTAGCAGACCTGGCCCAGCCGGAGGTGTTCGATCGCTTCGTTAAAATTTTCACCGATCCGCAATCCCTCAACCCAGCGAAATATCGGGCGCGGGTGACGCGGGAGGTGGCGGCGGAGTTGGCGAAGTTGTCGCGGTGGTTGGAGGAGCAGGGCTATGAGGCGGAGGCGACGGCTAATTTTTTGATGCGCTGTATTTTTACGATGTTTGCGGAGGATGTGGGGCTGTTGAAGGGGGAGGTGTTTACGGTGGCGTTGCGCGATCGCTGGATTCCGAACCCGTCGCGGTTTAAGGCGGAGATTGAGCAGCTTTGGCAGACGATGAATACGGGGGGGAGTTTTGGGTTTGAGCGGGTTTTGCGGTTTAATGGGTCGTTTTTTGAGGAGGCTGTAGCGTTTGATTTACCCAAGGCGCAGTTAGAAATTCTCTACGCGGCGGCGGCGAAGGATTGGAGTCAGGTGGAGCCGGCGATTTTTGGGACGTTGTTGGAGCGGGCGTTGGAGAAGCGGGAGCGCAGCCGATTGGGGGCGCATTATACGCCGCGATCGTATGTGGAGCGGTTGGTGCGGCCGGTGGTGATGGAGCCGTTACGTGGGGCGTGGGATGAGGTGGAGTTTGAGGTGCAGCGGTTGTTGGAGCCTGCGGTGGGGAGGGTGGAGCCGACGGCGGCGAAGCGGAAGCAGGCGGGGCTGTGTATTGAGGGGTTTCTGGGGAATTTGCGGGGGATTCGGATTCTTGACCCGGCTTGTGGGACGGGGAATTTCCTTTATGTGGCGTTGGATTTGTTGAAGGGGTTGGAGCAGGAGGTGTTGAAGCGGTTGGAGGATGTGGTGGGGGAGGTGCAGTTGGATTTGTTGGCGCAGGTGCGGCCCCATCAGTTTTTGGGGATTGAGATTAATCCGAGGGCGGCGGCGATCGCGGAGTTGGTGATTTGGATTGGTTATTTGCAGTGGTTTTTTAAGCGGTTTGGGAATACGGAGCCGCCGGAGCCGGTGTTGCAGGCGTTTGGCAATATTGAATGTCGGGATGCGATTTTGGCTTATGACGGGGTGGAGCCGGATATTGATCGGAAGACGGGGGAGGTGAGGACGCGGTGGGGTGGGCGGATGATGGTGCATCCGGTGACGGGGGAAAATGTCCCTGATCCCTCTGATCAGGTAGTGATTTATAAGTATTTGAATCCTCGCCCAGCAGAATGGCCGGAAGCGGATTATATCCTTGGAAATCCGCCATTTATTGGGAACTTTTATATGCGAGAAAGACTAGGAGATGGATATACAGAAATCCTCCGATTCACCTATAAAGATGTATCCGAAACTGTCGATTATGTAATGTATTGGTGGCACAAAGCAGCAAGCTTATTAAAGGAATCTAAATTAAATAGATTTGGTTTTATTACAACAAATAGTATTTGTCAAGTATGGCAAAGAAAAGTCATTGAATCTCATTTGAATTCAAAGAAGTCTATTCGATTAATATTTGTTATTCCCGATCATCCTTGGGTGGATGGAGAAGCGGCTGTACGTATTTCAATGACTGTTGCCGAAATTAATAAACCAGATTTAAAAAATTTTGCAAGTATTGGTTCAGTATTTTTTGAGGTTGAATCTGAAACCCCAGAGATCCAAGCTGATAAAATCAAAATAAATTGGAACAATGTTAGTGAAATTCTAGCTAATCTTCGTTCTGGAGTTAACATAATAAAAGCCAGCAAATTAAAAAGCAATAACCTACTGACTGGTAGGGGAGTATGTCTACATGGTGCGGGCTTTTGTTTAACAAAAGAGCAATTTAATGAATGGGGTAGACAATATTCAAAAACTATTGTTAGACCGTATTTAAATGGTAAAGATTTGGTTAGAAATTCTAGAGATTTATATGTGATTGACTTTTATGGTCTAGATATACTTGAAGCCTCAAAATACAGCCATCCTTTTCAAAAAGTGCTTCAAGAGGTAAAGCCAGAACGTGATGTGAATGAACGTAAAAGTAGAAAAGATAACTGGTGGTTATTTGGTGAAAATGCGATCAAAACGCGAGATGCACTGAAGGAATTGAGGCGTTATATTGCAACACCTGAAACCACAAAACATAGAGTATTTGTGTTCCTTGATGGACAAATATTACCTGATAATATGATTGTGACTATTGCCCTGGAGGATGGATATTTTCTGGGCATTCTCTCAAGTCATACTCATGTATGTTGGGCACTTGAAACAGGTGGAAATTTAGGTGGCAATACACCTCGGTATAACAAAACAGTTTGTTTTGATCCCTTCCCTTTCCCCGATCCAACCCCAGAACAAAAACAGAAAATCCGCGAATTGGGCGAACGGCTCGACACCCATCGAAAAAACGTCCAAGCCGCCCATCCCGACATCACCATCACCGGAATGTATAACCTCCTCGAAAAACTCCGCGCCGGACAACCCTTCACCGACCAAGACCGCGAATACAACGATCGCGCCCTCGTCTCCACCCTCAAACAAATCCACGACGACCTAGACACCGCCGTCCTCGATGCCTACGGCTGGCCCCAAACCATCACCAACGAACAAATCCTCGAAAACCTCGTCCAACTCAACACCCAACGCGCCCAAGAAGAACGCAACGGCCTCATCCGCTGGCTCCGCCCCGACTACCAAGCCCCCCACCAACCCCAAAGCCAACAAACCGAACTCCAAGGCCTGCAAACCGAAACCCCCACCCCACCCACCGAACCCCAAAAATGGCCCACCCAACCCAAAGACCAACTCACCGCCATCCGTGACCTCCTCCGCACCACCCCCGGCCACTGGACAACCCCCCAAATCGCCGCCCAATTCAAAGGCAAGATTACACAGAAACGATTGGATGCGATCGCCCAAAACCTCGAACGCTTAGAATGGTTCGGCCTTGTGATTGCCCACGAAAGCGACGGCATCCAAGCTTGGCACGCCGCCGACAGTGCCACAGTCGCTTAA